One window of the Pedobacter ginsengisoli genome contains the following:
- a CDS encoding SUMF1/EgtB/PvdO family nonheme iron enzyme, protein MRNSYLLGFFIVTILLSSCGKGGQGELVGVYNKKFRNNRIPLGMVYIPPGRTLIGMSDEDINNSQSSPSKMTSFSAFFMDQTEITNAEYRQFVNWVRDSIAVTSLGPSGAPAYFQAQPQGAAGSASLGGTRNIDWRKVGNGSQLWSSKNGGYASKLTDMYYSGADAIPGRNEIDIRKLRYAYSYVSTDLAAEGRNDPSKKRQDFIVTYTDLPDPSNPNHHPSIAVYPDTMVWKIDYSYSQNDPMVKTYFNHPSYDDYPVVGVNWEQASAFCVWRTRFYESVAVARKQPLNARPEYQLPSDAQFEYAARGGNVKTKYPWGGPYVRNTKGCMQANFKVGRGNYSDDGGMYTVNVKSYFPNDYGLYNMAGNVAEWTITAYNPSAAPMLHDFNPNFTYVAKTSDSKYKKRKVVRGGSWKDIGFFLQNSVGTYEYQDEARSYIGFRCISAYPGTDISYKN, encoded by the coding sequence ATGAGAAACAGCTACTTATTAGGTTTTTTTATTGTTACAATATTACTTTCTAGTTGTGGAAAGGGCGGCCAGGGTGAACTGGTTGGGGTGTACAATAAGAAATTCAGAAATAATAGGATTCCCTTGGGTATGGTTTACATACCTCCGGGCAGAACCCTTATAGGTATGTCTGATGAGGACATTAATAACTCACAGAGCTCACCTAGTAAAATGACCTCCTTTAGTGCTTTTTTTATGGATCAAACTGAGATTACTAATGCCGAGTACAGGCAATTTGTAAACTGGGTTAGAGATTCAATTGCTGTAACTTCTTTAGGGCCTTCTGGTGCACCTGCTTATTTTCAGGCACAGCCTCAAGGTGCTGCAGGCTCAGCCTCACTTGGTGGTACCAGAAATATTGACTGGAGAAAAGTTGGTAACGGATCGCAGTTATGGAGCAGCAAAAATGGGGGATATGCCAGTAAGCTAACCGATATGTATTATAGCGGTGCTGATGCCATTCCGGGAAGAAATGAAATTGATATTAGAAAACTAAGATATGCATACAGCTATGTAAGTACAGATTTAGCTGCTGAAGGAAGAAACGATCCTTCTAAAAAAAGGCAGGACTTTATTGTTACTTATACTGATTTGCCTGATCCTTCTAATCCTAATCATCACCCATCTATTGCAGTTTATCCTGATACAATGGTATGGAAAATAGATTATTCTTATTCGCAGAATGACCCAATGGTTAAAACTTATTTTAACCACCCATCTTATGACGATTATCCTGTGGTTGGTGTAAACTGGGAGCAAGCTTCAGCATTCTGTGTATGGCGTACACGCTTCTATGAATCAGTAGCTGTAGCAAGGAAACAACCTCTTAACGCTAGGCCTGAATACCAGTTGCCAAGTGATGCTCAGTTTGAATATGCTGCCAGAGGTGGTAATGTGAAAACAAAATATCCTTGGGGTGGGCCTTATGTGCGTAATACGAAAGGCTGTATGCAAGCCAACTTTAAAGTGGGACGTGGAAATTATTCGGATGATGGTGGTATGTATACTGTAAACGTTAAATCTTATTTTCCGAATGATTATGGGTTATACAATATGGCGGGTAATGTTGCTGAGTGGACTATAACTGCTTATAACCCATCTGCAGCTCCGATGCTACACGATTTTAACCCTAACTTTACTTATGTAGCCAAAACTTCGGACAGCAAATACAAAAAACGTAAAGTTGTAAGAGGTGGCTCATGGAAAGACATAGGTTTCTTCCTGCAGAACTCTGTTGGTACTTATGAGTATCAGGATGAGGCAAGATCTTATATTGGTTTCAGATGTATTTCTGCATATCCTGGAACTGATATTTCTTATAAAAACTAA